Below is a window of Leifsonia sp. NPDC080035 DNA.
CAGCACGAGGAACGTCGCCAGCGCGCCGAGCCAGAGCGCGACCGATGCGAACAGCGGGATGCTGGAGGTGCCGAACGCGGTGTTCCCTGAGGCTTTCTGCGTGACCGGCTCCGACGCGACGGAGGCGAGGTTGGTGCGCTCGCCGCTGTCGTAGCTCGGCAGCTGCGCGACGGCCTTGTCGAGGCCGGAGGCGAGGGAGGCGGCGCCGGCGGCCGACTGCTGGGTGCCGGAGGCGAGCGCGGGGATGTTGTCCGCGAACGTGTGCACGCCCGCGGCGTACTGGGATGCGCCGTCCGCTGACTGCTGCACGCCGGAGGCGAGCTGGTCGGCTCCGGAGGCCGACTGGGCGGTGCCGGCGGCGAGCTGCTGCGCGCCGGAGACGGACTGGGCGATGCCTCCCGACAGTGCGGGCATGCCCGACGCCAGCGATTTCACGCCGGGGGCGAGTTTGCCGCCAACGACGTTCGCCGTGTTGAGGGCCGTGAGCTGGTCGTTGATCTTCGCGCAGAGCTCGCCCATCTCGGCGCTGGTCGGCGCCGCGCAGAGCGCCATGGCGGAGTTGATCCCGTTTGTCGCCGTCGAAAGGTTCGAGGTGAGGGTCTGCATCCCGGTGTTCAGCGCGGCCGTCTGGGCGGGCAGTTGTTCGGTGTTCTGCTGCAACTGGCCGAGCCCATCGGCCAGCGACTGGGCCCCTCCCGACAGCTGCCCGAGCCCGCTCGACAGCCCGGATGCGCCGTCGGACAGCTGTCCGAGCCCGCTCGCGAGCTGGTCGGCGCCGGATGCCAGCTGGGGCGCACCCGCCGCGAGCTGTTGCGTTCCGCCGGAGAGCTTCGCCAGCCCGTCGGACAGCTTCGTGGCTCCCGTCGCCGCCTGGCCGATCTGGTCGTGCAGCGTGTTGAAGCCGACGTAGACGTTCTGCAGATACGTGGAGGTGAGCTGCTTGTTGAGCACCGCCGTCGCGGTCGTCGTCACCGCCTGGCTGATCGCCGGGTCGACGAGCTTCGACTTCTGGCTGGTGCGCACGTCGATCGTCGCCTGGTGGGCGGCGTCCGCCGATCCGGCGGTGGAGGTCGCCGCCTTCGAGAAGTTCTCCGGGATCGTCACGACGGCCACGTAGCTGCCGTCCGCGATTCCCTTGTTCGCATCCTTCTGGTCGGTGAGCACCCAGGAGTAGTTGTCGTGCTCGCTGTCGAGCAGGCCCGCCGCCATCTGGCGGCCGAGCGGGACCGTCTGGCCGTTGAGCTTCACGGGCTGGTCGAGGTTCACCACGGCGGCCTTGACGTCGCCGAGGCGCTCCGTCGGATTCCACAGCGCCCAGACCAGCAGGCCGCCGATCACGAGGGGCACCAGGATGAGGCCCGCGATCGTCAGCCAGGTGATGCGCTTGTCCGAGCGCATCCGCTCCAGCGAGAACAGCGAGCGGGGACGGCGGAGGTTCGGGGTGGTCATCGGGCGTTCGCCTTCTCGAGGTGTGCGGCGGGCAGATCGGTGTGGTCGCGGGTGGCGGCGTGCGTCGCACCGGCCGGCTCGGCGCCCAGGTGGATGTCGTTCGGCTCCACGCTCTCCGGCAGCAGATCGTCGAGCCCCGACGGGTCGACGCAGCTCACCACGAGCGCGAACGGGCGACCGGCGTCGTGCGCGGACGCGAGGGCGCCGGAGAGTGCGGCGCGGATCCGCCGGCGCTCGACGGGATCGGTGACCGCGTCCACCGCATCCAGCGCCAGGAGCTGCGGCCGGTCGGCGAGCGCGCGGCGCACGTCGTCGACGGGCGTCTCGGCCGCGTCCAGCCGGACCACTGCGGTGCGCGAACGGACGGCGGCGCTGCGGGTCGGGAGCACGAAGCCCGCGACCTTCATCGTGCCCGCGGTCGCCTTTGTGCGTCCCGTGGCCGCCATGAGCAGCGCCAGGGCCGCGGTGCGGTCGGGGCCGTGGACGACGAGGGCCTCGCCGTCGCGGAGCCGGAACGAGACGTCGTGCAGAAGGGAGCGGCGTCGCGTGCCGACGGACAGCCCGTCGGCGGCGGCCACGAAGGCGCCGCCCGGTTCCGGCCAGTCCGCCAGCTCCAGTTCCTTCTGCAGGCCGTCGCCCTCGACGTCGAAGGACGGGAGGATGCGGTCGAGCCACCGCGGCATCCACCACGCCTTCTCGCCGAGCAGTTGGAGCACCGCGGGCACGAGCGTCATCCGCACGATGAACGCGTCCACGAAGACGCCGACGGCGAGGCCGAGCGCGATCGGCTTGATCGAGGTGTCGCCCTCGGGCACGAAGGCGGCGAACACCGAGATCATGATGATCGCGGCCGCGGTGACCACCTTCGCCGAGCCGACGAACCCGCTCTGGACCGCGCGGCGGGCGTCACGGCCGTGCACGTAGTCCTCACGGATGCGGCTGACCAGGAACACCTCGTAGTCCATCGCCAGGCCGAACAGCACGCCCATCAGGATGATCGGCATGAAGCTGATCACCGGTCCGGTCTTGTCCACGTGCAGCGCGTCGGCCAGCCAGCCCCACTCGAACACGGCGGTGACGGCGCCGAACGCGACCCCCACCGAGAGCAGGTAGCCGAGAGCCGCCTTGATGGGAACGGCGATCGAGCGGAACACCATCGTCAGCAGCACGAGCGACAGGCCGACGACCAGGATGCCGAACGGCAGCAGCGCGCCGCCGAGCCGGGTGGACACGTCGATCTGGGCGGCGGTCGTCCCGGTCACCTTGAGGTCGACGCCGTACTCGTCGAGGAAGTGCTGGTGTTTCGCCCGCAGCTCGGACACCAGATCCGCGGTCTTCGGGTCGTCTGGCGCGGTCGTCGGGATGACCTGCACGATGCCGGTGTCCGCGTTCTGGTTCGGCGTGGCGAGCGGCACCGCGGCGACGCCGGGCAGGTCGGCGATCTCGGAGCCGATCTTCTCCATCAGCCCGACCGGGTCGGTGCTGGAGATGATCGAGCCGGTCACGATGAGCGGTCCGTTGTAGCCGGGGCCGAAGTGCTCGGACACCAGGTCGTAGGCGATGCGGGCCGGGTCGGACTTCGGGTGCGTGCCCGCATCGGGAAGCGCGAGCCGCAGCTGCAGCGCGGGAAGAGCGGCGATCCCGAGCGCGACGACCACCGCGACGATGGTGACGATGGGGAAGCGCGTGACGGCACGCACCCAGGTGCGGAACGGTCCCCTCGGGATCTCCGCGGTCGCCGCGTGGGCGAGGGAGGGCGATGAGGGGGTCGGAGTGGGTGCGGGGGAGGCGTCCTGCGCCGATCCGGACTCCTGCGCCCGGTCGCCGGCGGCGCTCGCCGCGGCCGCACGCCGGGCAGCGCGCCGGCCCGGGGTGATCCTGGCGCCCGCGAAGCCGAGGAACGCGGGCGTCAGGGTGAGCGCGACCAGCACCGCGACCGCGACGGCCACCGAGGCGGCGAGTCCCATGGTGGTGAGGAACGGGATGTTGGCCACCGCCAGGCCGGCGAGCGCGATGATGACCGTGATCCCCGCGAACAGCACGGCGGAGCCCGCTGTCGCCACCGCCCGCGCGGCGGACTCCTCCGGATCGACGCCCGCCTTCAACTGGCTCTGATGCCGCGAGATGATGAACAGCGAGTAGTCGATGCCGACGGCGAGCCCCAGCATCAGGGCGAGCATCGGCGTCGTCTGCGAGATCGACCCGAAGAGGGTGGCGAGGAAGATGAGCGCCATCGAAAGGCCCACCCCGAGCAGGGCGGTCGCCAGCGGCATCCCGGCCGCGATGATGGAGCCGAACGTGACGATGAGCACGATCAGGGCGATGCCGACGCCGATCAGCTCGGTCGCCGACAGGCTCGGCAGGCTCTGCGAGAAGACCTGGCCGCCCACCGCGACCTGGGAGCCGGACGGGAGGGCCTTTTCCAGGTCGGCCCCGGCGTCCTTGAGGGCGGTCTTCGTCTCGGGGGTGACCGTCGTCTGCTGGCCCTTCAGCTGCACCTGCACGATCGCCGCAGAACGGTCGTCGGAGATCAGATTCTTCACCCTCGTGCTGTACGGCGAGGTCGTGCCGGAGACGCCGTCCACCTTCGCGATGGACTCGACGGCGTCCTCGACGGGGGTCTTCACGTCCGCGTCGTCGACCGTGCCGCCCTTCGGTGCCACCACGACGATCTGCGCGCTGGTCCCGCTCACCTGCGGGAAGGTGCGGCTCAGCGTGTCGAGCGCCTCCTGGGACTCGGTGCCGGGGATGCTGAACGAGTCGTCGGTGCCCTGGTTGAAGGCGACGGCGCCTCCACCGAGGAGGACGAGCAGCATGAGCCACAGGGCGAGGACCAGCTTGCGGGCGCGGAAGGCCCAGCGGCCGATCGAATAGAGGAGCGAGGACACGCGTTCTCCAGTGGATAGGTGACCAGGGAATTTCGATACACCGTTGTATCCGATGCTCGACTGTATCCGATACACTTATGTATCCGGAACTCGACTCAGGAAGGTTTCAGCTTGGACAGCACAGCTCTCAGAGATGCGGCGGGCCAGGACGCTCCCGTCGAGTCCGCACGTCGTCAGAAGACCCGTGCGCGGCTGCTCGACGCGGCGTTCGACGTGTTCGCTGAACACGGTGTGCGTGCCGCCAGCGTGGAGATGATCACGGAGGCGGCCGGCTTCACCCGCGGCGCGTTCTACTCCAACTTCTCCAGCAAGGAGGAGCTGTTCTTCGCGCTCAT
It encodes the following:
- a CDS encoding MMPL family transporter codes for the protein MSSLLYSIGRWAFRARKLVLALWLMLLVLLGGGAVAFNQGTDDSFSIPGTESQEALDTLSRTFPQVSGTSAQIVVVAPKGGTVDDADVKTPVEDAVESIAKVDGVSGTTSPYSTRVKNLISDDRSAAIVQVQLKGQQTTVTPETKTALKDAGADLEKALPSGSQVAVGGQVFSQSLPSLSATELIGVGIALIVLIVTFGSIIAAGMPLATALLGVGLSMALIFLATLFGSISQTTPMLALMLGLAVGIDYSLFIISRHQSQLKAGVDPEESAARAVATAGSAVLFAGITVIIALAGLAVANIPFLTTMGLAASVAVAVAVLVALTLTPAFLGFAGARITPGRRAARRAAAASAAGDRAQESGSAQDASPAPTPTPSSPSLAHAATAEIPRGPFRTWVRAVTRFPIVTIVAVVVALGIAALPALQLRLALPDAGTHPKSDPARIAYDLVSEHFGPGYNGPLIVTGSIISSTDPVGLMEKIGSEIADLPGVAAVPLATPNQNADTGIVQVIPTTAPDDPKTADLVSELRAKHQHFLDEYGVDLKVTGTTAAQIDVSTRLGGALLPFGILVVGLSLVLLTMVFRSIAVPIKAALGYLLSVGVAFGAVTAVFEWGWLADALHVDKTGPVISFMPIILMGVLFGLAMDYEVFLVSRIREDYVHGRDARRAVQSGFVGSAKVVTAAAIIMISVFAAFVPEGDTSIKPIALGLAVGVFVDAFIVRMTLVPAVLQLLGEKAWWMPRWLDRILPSFDVEGDGLQKELELADWPEPGGAFVAAADGLSVGTRRRSLLHDVSFRLRDGEALVVHGPDRTAALALLMAATGRTKATAGTMKVAGFVLPTRSAAVRSRTAVVRLDAAETPVDDVRRALADRPQLLALDAVDAVTDPVERRRIRAALSGALASAHDAGRPFALVVSCVDPSGLDDLLPESVEPNDIHLGAEPAGATHAATRDHTDLPAAHLEKANAR
- a CDS encoding YhgE/Pip domain-containing protein, which translates into the protein MTTPNLRRPRSLFSLERMRSDKRITWLTIAGLILVPLVIGGLLVWALWNPTERLGDVKAAVVNLDQPVKLNGQTVPLGRQMAAGLLDSEHDNYSWVLTDQKDANKGIADGSYVAVVTIPENFSKAATSTAGSADAAHQATIDVRTSQKSKLVDPAISQAVTTTATAVLNKQLTSTYLQNVYVGFNTLHDQIGQAATGATKLSDGLAKLSGGTQQLAAGAPQLASGADQLASGLGQLSDGASGLSSGLGQLSGGAQSLADGLGQLQQNTEQLPAQTAALNTGMQTLTSNLSTATNGINSAMALCAAPTSAEMGELCAKINDQLTALNTANVVGGKLAPGVKSLASGMPALSGGIAQSVSGAQQLAAGTAQSASGADQLASGVQQSADGASQYAAGVHTFADNIPALASGTQQSAAGAASLASGLDKAVAQLPSYDSGERTNLASVASEPVTQKASGNTAFGTSSIPLFASVALWLGALATFLVLQAISRRALLTSRAAGLIALDGFLPAAALGAVQGILVAAIMQPAMQLDVGGWFGFAGVAVAVGVAFAAVNHGLVALLGGIGRFLSMLVVVVTLASGIVSTAPGFFDGVLAWLPTSPAITALQGAVDGTTGVWRGLGGLLLWAALGFGLALLGIARRRIVTASQLLPAE